The stretch of DNA AACCGCCTCGCAAATCCAATCCCAGGTGGATTTGTCGCCACGGCATATGAGGCGCGGGCGCGCGCATAAAGTTGGGAATGCAGAGCAAAAGCCCGAGCAGACAAATGCCCAGCACTCCCATCATCTTAAGCCGACTGTAGTACATCATATGGCGGCGCGGCGTCCTTCCCGAAGCGACCGAAAACGAAATCCTCGCATAGGCGAAGCAATCAGGGCGGGAACATGCCGACACAGCGCGCTCGTTGCAACCATGCTCGATGCGCTGCTAGAGCGAAAAGCCATGAAGAATGTCTTTCAGAACACGGTCGCACGACGTTTACGCGTCGGTATCATCGGCGCAGGGCATTTTGGGCGCTTCCATGCCCTCAAAGCGCAAGCATGCCCGAGAGAAGAACTCGTCGCGCTTTACGACCCAGATCCAGTCCGCGCCGCGACGGTTGCGAAAGAATGCGGATGCGCCACAGTTCCTTCTCTGAACGATCTTCTCGCCCAGGTCGAAGCCGTCATCATCGCAGCTCCGGCCGAGCATCATTTCTCTCTTGCTTCGGTCTGCCTCCACGCCAAGCGTCATGTGCTCGTGGAAAAACCCATTGCCGCAACCCTTGAGGAAGCGCATGCGCTTGCCGAACTCGCAGCCGAAACCGGGTTAGTGCTGCAAGTCGGCCACCTTTTGCGCTACTCCGCCGAGCATCGCGCCATCGCGGAACGTATCGGGCGACCTCTCTACATCGAAGCTACGCGCATCGCACCCTTCAAACCCCGTGGCACGGATGTCTCGGTTATCCTCGATCTCATGATCCACGATCTGGATCTCGTTCTATCCCTCGTGAACAGTCCTATCGCGGATATGGATGCGCTCGGCGTTGCCGTTTCGAGCGAACATGAGGACATCGCCAACGCCCGTGTTCGCTTCGAGAACGGTTGCGTCGCGACCATCACAGCGAGCCGGATTTCCCTTAAAACAGAACGTCGTATGCGCGTTTTTTCAGAAGAAGGTTATCTTTCCGCCGATTTCATGCAACGCGAGCTCACAATGATTGGCCGAGAGCGCGGATTACCCTTACCAGGAACAGGCGGCTTTCGACGTGAAGCGGTTCGGTGGCAGGACTCAGATAGCCTTGCCGCCGAACACGACGCTTTCGCTGCTTCCTGCCTCGATCAAGCGCCCGTTCTGGTAGATGCTCAAGCTGGCATCCGCGCTCTCGACGCCGCTCTACGTGTTAAAAACAGTATGGATTCAGCGCGTGCGAGAATGGAAATGTCAGGCCTTATAAAGGCCTGATCTTCAAGAATTATTTTCCAGTTCTTCGCGTTTTACTTCAAGTTCGAGCCACTGCTCCTCGGCATCGGTCAACTCCCGCTCTGCCGCAGATAGTTCCTCAGTTTTAGTCGCAGAGCTCTCGGGCCGACGCGTATAGAGCGTCGGGTCCGATAATTCCTCACGCAACTTGACGATTTTCGCTTCCAACGCCGTCATTTTTTCCGGCAAGCGCTCAAGTGCCAACTTATCTTTATAACTTAGCTTCGTCACCTTTTTATCTGATTTTACAGCATTATTTTTAGTTTCGGATTTTTCTCCCGCTAACTGTCTTTGTGCAGGACCGCTGCCGTCGCCTTGAACCAGCATGTCGCTATAGCCACCGGCATATTCCACCCATTTTCCATCGCCTTCAGCCACCAAAACCGAAGTAGCAACTCGATCGAGGAAATCACGGTCATGGCTCACGAGCAGAACTGTGCCCGCATAGTCATCGAGCATTTCTTGCAGCAGATCGAGCGTTTCTAAATCCAGATCGTTCGTCGGTTCATCCAACACCATAAGGTTGGAAGGCTGGGCTAGTGCGCAGGCCAAGGCCAAGCGGCCACGCTCCCCGCCGGAAAGCGAACCGACTGGCGTGCGCGCTTGCTCAGGGCGGAACAAGAAATCCTTCATGTAGCCGATTACATGGCGTTTTTCGTGGCCCACCTGGACCATGTCGCCACTGCCCCCGGTCAACGTATCCGCCAGAGACATATTCGGATCCAGGCTTTCCCGCCGCTGATCCAATGTCACGACCGAAACGGAAGGCCCCATTTGGATTTTACCCGTATCGGGCTGATCCTCGCCTGTCAGAAGTCGCAGAAGCGTGGTTTTTCCTGCGCCGTTCGCGCCGACGATCCCGAGCCGATCGCCACGCAGCACCCGCAAATTCAGATCGCGAACGATCCAGCGCTCGCCGTAATGCTTGCCGACATCTTCGGCCACTGTCGTCAGCTTACCTGAATTTTCCGCGTTGGTCGCACTCATATTCAGCGTGCCGCGCCCTTGGCTCGCCATTTCCCGGCGACGCTCTCGCAAGCCTGCCAACTCGGCAACACGCCGCACATTGCGCTTGCGGCGTGCAGTCACGCCATAGCGCATCCAATCTTCTTCACGCGCAATTTGCCGATCCAGCTTGTGCGCTTCCATTTCCTCTTGCGCCAGAACCTCCTCGCGCCATTCCTCATAACGCGCGAAACCTTGATCCAAGCGCCGCGTCATACCTTGCTCCAGCCAGACAACGGAACGGGACAAGGTTTCAAGCAATCGCCGGTCATGGCTGATCACGATCATCGCAGCGCGCAACGAGGCTAATTCGCGCTCTAGCCATGTGATGCTGGGAAGGTCGAGATGGTTGGTCGGCTCGTCGAGAAGCAGTAAATCCGGCTCCGCCGCCAGTGCACGGGCGAGGGCGCAACGGCGTGCTTCACCGCCGGAAAGCGTATCGGTGCTTTCCTCTCCGCTTAGCCCCAACTCGGCCAGCATTGCGCGCGCTTTATAACCCTCATCTTCGCTTAAGCCTTGGCTGGCATAAGCATACGTGGTCGCAAATCCGGAAAGATCGGGCTCCTGCGCCAAGTAAACGACCTTGGTGCCTGGTTGAACGAAGCGCGTGCCTGCGTCCGCTTGCAATTCGCCTGCCGCAATACGCAGCATCGTGGATTTACCACTGCCGTTACGCCCAACGAGGCAAATCCTCTCGCTAGGACGAACGCCAAGCTCCACGCCGTCCAGCAAAGGACGTCCGCCGAGAGAATAGATAATGTCTTGAAGAAGAAGTATCGGTGCAGCCATGCAACGCTATGTGTCGCACCGCTCGCCGCTCTGCAAGTCGGATCAGAGCGCTTTCAAACCACCGGTCACTGCCTGATAGGTCGTAATCGCCAAAGTCATCGGTTCAAACGGCTTTGTGATCACGAAGGAAGGCTCTTCGGTTTCACCCGTTAGAAGCCGTTCAGGATAGGCCGTCACAAAGATTACTGGGGCTTGATGCCTCTTCATAATCCGACCGACTGCTTGCATCCCATCGCCGCCACCGCCGAGGTTGATGTCAGCCAAAATCAAGCCCGGTTTGGTTTCTTCCGCAAGCCGCACCGCATCCGCCTCGGTATGCGCCACGCCAGCGATACGATGCCCGCATTGTTCCACCACGTCCTGAATATCCATCGCGATAATCGGCTCATCTTCGATGATCAGCACGCTGGTCTCAGCTACCAAACGAAGTCCTTCATTGGCGCGGCTTATCTCCGCCAACGCTGCGTTCTCGTCGATTTCCAAAATTTGAGCCGCCGTCGCGACAGATAATTCTTCCAGCGCCGTCAAGAGAAGCAACAAACGCTGATTGATCGTCAGTCCGGCATCCAATTCGCTTGCGGGATGTTCCTTGACGAAATTTTGCGCAATATGGCGATATAAACTAAGCCGGGCAGGGAGAGTGTCCTCTTTGTGAGTCGCCAATTGCTTTAGGCTGTTCGCCACAAGCATATCGCCTTGAGCCTGCCCGCCGGCCAATGCTCTCGCGAAGCGGCGCGCGAAAGGTAACGCTTGGATGAGTTCCTGGCGCCTTACATCGACCATGAGATCAAAACTCCGTATTTTACCGGCATTCGGCGTCCTAAATATTATAATGCCACGCTTTAATCTATCCGCAAAGAGTCACATATGATGGTGGCATTAAAGGATATTCTTTCTGGTCATTTCATCTGACATTCAGTCGTCAAGCCATGAACCGTCCGCCTCAAAGCTGGTCGTGCGGAAAGGCATTGCCGGAATTCTGCCGGATTTGCGCGGATTTGCTCGGTTTCTAACGCGTGACGCGAGTTCGGCAGACGATCTGGTACAGGATACGATTGTCAAAGCACTCGCTGCTCAGGAGCAGTTTCAGCTTGGCACGAGCCTTAAGGCCTGGCTGTTCACCATCCAGCGCAATACTTTTTATGAACAACGTCGACGATTGCGGCGCGAAAAAGAAATTTTGGACGATATCGGGCAGGAGCCGGAGGTATCGGCCGATACGAGCGCAAACGATACCGTACGCGATCAAGTTCTCGATCTATCGGGGCTATTATGGCAACTGCCCGATATCTTTAGAGAAGCGCTTATTCTCGTAGGTGCCCAGGAACTCAGTTATGAAGAGGCCGCGCAAATTTGCGGCGTGGCCGTCGGCACGATGAAAGCGCGCGTTTCTCGTGCTCGTCTCCGACTGGCCGAACTCGCCAATCCAGGCGCTGAAACCGTTACGGCTTAACGCCCTCGAAACTATTTTTGCAAAAATTCAAATTTTTTCGAAAGCGCGGCAACCTTTTTCGAATGCCGTTCATTGATCGGATGATAACGCATTAAGCGAAAGGAATATTTCAATGCCTAGCTTTCATGATCAGGTCATCACCATCCTGCCGAAACTGCGCGTACAGGCCCTTTCGCTGACCCGGAACCGCGCTGCAGCCGAAGATCTCGTTCAAGATGCCGTCTGTAACGCTCTTGCCGCCCAGGATAGTTTCATTCCAGGCACCAATTTCTCCGCATGGATGCATCGCATTCTTCGCAACCGCTTCATCTCGGACTTGCGTAAACGCCGCGATACAACGGATATCGACGATGTGCCGGCAGCCTGCTTTGCGAGCAACCCGACGCATGAAGATAATCTTGCGCTGAAAGACCTCTCTCTCGCTCTTTCGCGTCTTCCTGCGGATCAACGCGAAGCTTTGGTCATGGTTGTTGTGCAAGGTATGAGCTACGAAGCATTGGCAGAAGCCACCGGTTGCGCGGTCGGCACGGCCAAGAGCCGCGTATTTCGCGCCCGTCGCCAGCTCGAAGCTTGGATGACCGGCGAACTGCCTGCCAACGATAAGCTGCGCATGAAGGTTACTGCCTTGCGCGCCGCTCTCGAAACGCGTCGTCGCGAAGGTCGCGATGGGTCCGATTTGCTCAATAGCTGATCCGGATTTCCCGCATAGAATCATTTCGCTATTTCCCGCATAGAATCATTTCGCTTTGGGGATGTGTGCTGCACAACACATCCCCAAAGCTATTTTTTTGTTCTGCGGGCATATCGCCTTTCGTTGCTTGCGACGGCAATATTACTCAGATACTCGTGCAACCCCTCGTGGCAAACGTTGTTAAACCGTAGACGTTGTTTAGAAACATGTGAGGTGGATATATGAGCGGGGGAGAGAACGGCACGCCGCGGAAGCCCCGCCCAGGCAAAGAGCAGCAAGAGCCGGATACCGCTTTCGATCTTTGGCTCAAACGGGGTCTGCATCAGCTTTTCGACGATGTCGCCAATGAACCGATACCGGAAGAATTGCTGCGATTGATCGAAGAAGATCGCGATAAATAATTCATGATATAGGCGGGAGCGGTGGCGCGGTCGAAATCGACGTCAACCAAAATGAGTCCATTGCAACGATTTAGACGTTCTCTTCTCTCTCGCTCTCGTTGGACAGTCGGCTTGCTCGATACGGTTGGCTCGCGCGTTATGGCTCTCATCGTCAGCACGACTGTTCCACTTGCGACGATCGCAGGCGTTTTGGCATGGCATAGCTATCTATCGACCGCGGATAACAGTTCGGGCCGCACCGCCGCAGACGTAGCACGCGCACATTACGATATTATCCGTGATGTCGATCGAACCAGAAGCGCCCTTGAAACACTCTCTGACATGGGCCTAAGCACAGGAAGCGCCGGGCACGTTTTCTCACTCGTTCAATCCGTTTCCCTCCGTCATTACTGTTTCCTTGCGCTGCTTGACGCGCATGGAGGAGTCATTGCGAGCCTACCTGGCGTCATCGATAACGGGGTGAGATGCCGTAATGACTATTTTACCCTCGATAATGTAAGCCATTGGGCCATCCAGCAATCTGCCGCCGAAGGCGCGCGCGCGGACGTCCTGCGTAACGTCAAGGAACCATTGGTTCGCTTTGCGCTTCCCATTACGTACAACAACGCCAAGGATTTTCCGGAGGCTGGCTATCTAGTCGCGGTCAAGCCTTTAGCGCCTCAACGTGTTACGACATCCGTGCAAGATGCACGGATTGTTGCGGGGGAGGAATCGAATTCGGAACTATGGTTGCAGACGGCCAATAGTCCGCCATCGCCCCTTCTGGTGGAGGCGCCTAACCCCCGCGCATGGCCTGAAAACGTTCTGAGAAGGCTGGCGCAAGATCGAACCCATGGTATCGACACCGATCATTTCAATGACGGCACGATCTACTATGCCCTCTCACCAGGCTTCGATAATGTCCGGCTTCTAGCCCGATCGGAGCGTAGCGTTGCAGAAACACATGCACTTCATGTGTTTGTCGCTCGCGTGTTTCTGATTGCGCTGCTGCTGATTATCGAACTCCTTCTCGTAGCTGTAGCAGCACATTCCTACCTCGTCGAACCTTTGGAGAGATTGGCGCAAAGCGTGGCGGAATGGCGGCGGCACGGTAAGTTCGAACCCGATCTTCCCAGAGCGCTTCCACTTGAAATCCGTCATCTAGAACGCGCTTTCCGGCGCGCTACCACTCGCCTCGATCGTCATGAAGCACGCCTGAGACGCGCCGCCCGACAGCAGGAAGTGCTGATCAGGGAAATCCACCATCGCGTTAAAAACAATCTGCAAATTGTCGCTTCTCTGCTTAATTTGCAGGGAAACCGCATCAAGCTTCCGGAGGCGCGAGAAGAATTCAGGCTCGTCCGAGACCGCGTTCGTGCACTGGCTACACTCCATCGCCACATGTATCCCGAAGGCGGTGTAGCCGCGCTGGATATCCGTGCGTTTCTCGATGAACTCTGCAATCAGATTTTTTCCGCGAATGACGTTTCGACCATAGGCCGCATTTCGCTTTCTCTAACAGCGGACCCTGTCACCATTTCGCCGGACCAAGCCGTTCCGATCTCCTTGATCGTCACGGAAATCGTCAGCAACGCGCTCCGTTATGCTTTTCCAAACGGACGCACCGGTACAATTTCGGTCTCGCTCATAGCAAAGGAAGGGCGGTGCATTCTCACCGTCGCGGATGATGGGATCGGAATGGACAGTCAGAAAGCCATTCCCACAAACAAACGGGAAGGAATCGGAATCCAACTGATCAGAGGTTTTGCAAGCCAACTCCGTGCAAAACTCGATATCGACGGCAGTATGGGCACGAAATTCGTTTTCGTTTTCGAACCCGCCGCGCCTCGGCACCCTGCGGAAGGTGTTACGTCTTTAACCGGTATGACACCCGACGAACCGGAAACTAACGCCTAAATGTTGTGCAATGTAACGTAAAAACCCTACCGCAACGAAGGTCCTGCGCCTATATGGCGGCTTCATGAGCGCTGTTGATAAGAAAATCGTGCGGGCGTGGGTCAAACGACAATCCGGCCCTGGAAAACGGGCCGCCAGGCCGAGTATCGCCTTAGGGTGCCTGAACGCCGTTATCGGTATCGGTCAGGCTTGGTGCGTCGCCCAGGCATTGAGCGATGCTCTAACACAGCAATATCAAGCTATTCCCGCCAATATTATCGGCTTTGGCGCTCTCGCCGTTCTCCGCGCGTTATGTCAGTTCAGCCAGGAAACGAGCGCGACCAAAGCTGGTATTGCCGCGCGTCGTAGATTGCGGCGCGAGGTGCTGGAATCCGTCGTTACGGAAGGCCCCGGCCTTCTCCGTCGTCATCATAGCGGCGAGCTTAGTGCTCTGATCGTCGATCGCATCGAAGCGTTGGATGGGTATTTCGCCCGTTGGATGCCTGCTTCTACGCTCTGGATCACAGCTCCCTTTATTATTTTTCTCGGCGTGCTTTGGATCAACCCTCGCGCCGCGCTCATTCTCGGTCTTTGCGGTTTGGCCGTTCCCATCGCACAGGCTGTTTTCGGCATCGGGGCCGCTCTGGCTTCACGCAATCAGTTCCTAGCGATGACACGCCTTCAAGCGCGCTTTCTGGATCGTATTCGTGGCATCGCCACCATCGTGCTGGCCGGTGCGGAGAAGCAGGAAGCCCGTTCTCTTGCTCTCGCTGCGGACGAACTACGCCAGCGTACGATGAAGGTTCTGCGGGTCGCTTTTCTTTCTTCCGCCGCCATCGATATCGCGATGGTGATCGTTATTATCGGCCTTGTGCTAACCCAGGGGCATTTATTGCGTGAGCTTGCCATGGGCGGCGCTCATGCTCAGGCTGCGCCCGCGATTGCCCGTGCGCTTTTCGCGCTGCTGGTAGTGCCGGAGTTTTTCGCGCCGCTTCGTTCGCTCGCCTTGGCTTATCAAGATCGGGCGCATGCCGCCGGAGCTGCCGAAGCCATGCATGACCTCGTGCCGGCCACGCCCGCCGATGTGCCGACGACGAACGCAGCACACCAACCGATCACCTTGACAGCTCGAAACGTTTATTATCGCTGGAACGATGAACGACCTTTCGTTTTGCAGAATATCAATTTCTCTTTGAAACCAGGGGAAGTCCTGGTGCTTGAAGGTGCTTCCGGAGCTGGAAAGTCCACGCTTATCGAACTGCTGCTCGGGTTCATCCAGCCTACCGAAGGCAATATCCTGTTCGATGGCATTGACATCTCAACGCTCAGCCCGCGCGCTGTGGCATCTCGTCTCGCCTGGATCGGGCAACGTCCCGTGCTGTTCGCTGGCACTCTACGCGAGAATATCGCTTTTGCCCGTCCAGACGCCACCGAAAGCCAGATCAACGAAGCTATTCGCGCCGCTTCGGTCGATCGCTTCCTGGACGATCTGCCGGATGGTTTGGAGACACGCATCGGGGAAGGCGGGTTCGGCCTTTCCGGCGGTCAGGCTCAGCGTATCGCGATCGCACGCGCTTACCTAAAAGACGCGCCTCTCTTGTTGCTCGATGAACCGACTGCCCATCTGGACCCGGAGACGGAGCAGGAAATTCTCGCCTCCCTGAGCGAACTGACACGCGGGCGCACGGTCGTCCTGTGTAGTCATTCTCAGGCTGTGCGTGACTTCGGCACGAAATATCTCATCCTCGATCGAGGCCGCATGCTGGAGGCCGCAGCATGAGCAGCACTATAAGAAGCGAACTCACCGGCGTGCGTCCGGAAGAAGCTTATTCCGAGCAAGACATTGCGGGTTCGCACGTCAGCGCGGGAAGCGCCCTTAAAACCATTCTTGATGTCTGGCGTCCTTACCGCATTCGTCTGTTCATCGGTTTGTGCCTGTCCTTGCTGGCTTTGGCCTGCGGGTTGGCATTGATGGGGAGCGCTGGGTGGCGCATCTCCGCCATGGCGGTGGGCTTTTCCGCTGGTTACATGGTTCTGCGCCTCAGTGGACTAGGGCGCATTTTCCTTCGCTATTCCGAGCGGCTTTACGCTCATGACGCAATGTTCCGCGCGCTCGCGGGGCTGCGCGTCTGGTTCTACCGCAAGCTGGCTCAAGGTGCTGCAGCGGGGCTCGGTTTCCGGCGTTCTGGCGATCTTCTCTCACGCCTCGTTTCGGATATCGAAACGCTAGACAATCTTTATCTTCGCCTCGCCGTGCCTTTGGCTGGTGCCGCGCTCACTCTGCCGGTGTTGGCTGTTTGCGCCTGGCGCGTCAGCGCACCGTTGGCCGTGGTATTGCTCGTTCTCTTTCTTTGCGCGGCACTCCTTTTGCCTTTTCTTGCTGCACGTCTAGCCCGCAAAAACAGCCACGAAATTCTTACCGCCGAATCGAATTTACGCATCGCATCCCTGGATCTCGCCATGGGACTACGGGAAGCGCGCGCCTTTGGTGCCGAGAAAACGCTGGTCGATCGTATCGAACGCGACCAGGAAGTCGTTTATGCCAGCCAAATACGTCAATCTCGTCGTCTGGCGGCTGCCGGCGCGTTGTCGTATCTGTGCGGCCAAGCAGCCATAATCGCTATTCTTGCCGCTCTTGCAGGCGTCGGTTTGCCTCATGTCGGTGCAATCGGTGGCATTGCGCTGTTGTTCTTGACCATCGCATCTTTCGAAGGGGTGATGGG from Kozakia baliensis encodes:
- a CDS encoding Gfo/Idh/MocA family protein — encoded protein: MKNVFQNTVARRLRVGIIGAGHFGRFHALKAQACPREELVALYDPDPVRAATVAKECGCATVPSLNDLLAQVEAVIIAAPAEHHFSLASVCLHAKRHVLVEKPIAATLEEAHALAELAAETGLVLQVGHLLRYSAEHRAIAERIGRPLYIEATRIAPFKPRGTDVSVILDLMIHDLDLVLSLVNSPIADMDALGVAVSSEHEDIANARVRFENGCVATITASRISLKTERRMRVFSEEGYLSADFMQRELTMIGRERGLPLPGTGGFRREAVRWQDSDSLAAEHDAFAASCLDQAPVLVDAQAGIRALDAALRVKNSMDSARARMEMSGLIKA
- a CDS encoding ABC-F family ATP-binding cassette domain-containing protein; the encoded protein is MAAPILLLQDIIYSLGGRPLLDGVELGVRPSERICLVGRNGSGKSTMLRIAAGELQADAGTRFVQPGTKVVYLAQEPDLSGFATTYAYASQGLSEDEGYKARAMLAELGLSGEESTDTLSGGEARRCALARALAAEPDLLLLDEPTNHLDLPSITWLERELASLRAAMIVISHDRRLLETLSRSVVWLEQGMTRRLDQGFARYEEWREEVLAQEEMEAHKLDRQIAREEDWMRYGVTARRKRNVRRVAELAGLRERRREMASQGRGTLNMSATNAENSGKLTTVAEDVGKHYGERWIVRDLNLRVLRGDRLGIVGANGAGKTTLLRLLTGEDQPDTGKIQMGPSVSVVTLDQRRESLDPNMSLADTLTGGSGDMVQVGHEKRHVIGYMKDFLFRPEQARTPVGSLSGGERGRLALACALAQPSNLMVLDEPTNDLDLETLDLLQEMLDDYAGTVLLVSHDRDFLDRVATSVLVAEGDGKWVEYAGGYSDMLVQGDGSGPAQRQLAGEKSETKNNAVKSDKKVTKLSYKDKLALERLPEKMTALEAKIVKLREELSDPTLYTRRPESSATKTEELSAAERELTDAEEQWLELEVKREELENNS
- a CDS encoding PhyR family response regulator anti-anti-sigma factor gives rise to the protein MVDVRRQELIQALPFARRFARALAGGQAQGDMLVANSLKQLATHKEDTLPARLSLYRHIAQNFVKEHPASELDAGLTINQRLLLLLTALEELSVATAAQILEIDENAALAEISRANEGLRLVAETSVLIIEDEPIIAMDIQDVVEQCGHRIAGVAHTEADAVRLAEETKPGLILADINLGGGGDGMQAVGRIMKRHQAPVIFVTAYPERLLTGETEEPSFVITKPFEPMTLAITTYQAVTGGLKAL
- a CDS encoding sigma-70 family RNA polymerase sigma factor, whose translation is MRKGIAGILPDLRGFARFLTRDASSADDLVQDTIVKALAAQEQFQLGTSLKAWLFTIQRNTFYEQRRRLRREKEILDDIGQEPEVSADTSANDTVRDQVLDLSGLLWQLPDIFREALILVGAQELSYEEAAQICGVAVGTMKARVSRARLRLAELANPGAETVTA
- a CDS encoding sigma-70 family RNA polymerase sigma factor, which produces MPSFHDQVITILPKLRVQALSLTRNRAAAEDLVQDAVCNALAAQDSFIPGTNFSAWMHRILRNRFISDLRKRRDTTDIDDVPAACFASNPTHEDNLALKDLSLALSRLPADQREALVMVVVQGMSYEALAEATGCAVGTAKSRVFRARRQLEAWMTGELPANDKLRMKVTALRAALETRRREGRDGSDLLNS
- a CDS encoding NepR family anti-sigma factor, whose protein sequence is MSGGENGTPRKPRPGKEQQEPDTAFDLWLKRGLHQLFDDVANEPIPEELLRLIEEDRDK
- a CDS encoding sensor histidine kinase, with product MLDTVGSRVMALIVSTTVPLATIAGVLAWHSYLSTADNSSGRTAADVARAHYDIIRDVDRTRSALETLSDMGLSTGSAGHVFSLVQSVSLRHYCFLALLDAHGGVIASLPGVIDNGVRCRNDYFTLDNVSHWAIQQSAAEGARADVLRNVKEPLVRFALPITYNNAKDFPEAGYLVAVKPLAPQRVTTSVQDARIVAGEESNSELWLQTANSPPSPLLVEAPNPRAWPENVLRRLAQDRTHGIDTDHFNDGTIYYALSPGFDNVRLLARSERSVAETHALHVFVARVFLIALLLIIELLLVAVAAHSYLVEPLERLAQSVAEWRRHGKFEPDLPRALPLEIRHLERAFRRATTRLDRHEARLRRAARQQEVLIREIHHRVKNNLQIVASLLNLQGNRIKLPEAREEFRLVRDRVRALATLHRHMYPEGGVAALDIRAFLDELCNQIFSANDVSTIGRISLSLTADPVTISPDQAVPISLIVTEIVSNALRYAFPNGRTGTISVSLIAKEGRCILTVADDGIGMDSQKAIPTNKREGIGIQLIRGFASQLRAKLDIDGSMGTKFVFVFEPAAPRHPAEGVTSLTGMTPDEPETNA
- the cydD gene encoding thiol reductant ABC exporter subunit CydD, translating into MSAVDKKIVRAWVKRQSGPGKRAARPSIALGCLNAVIGIGQAWCVAQALSDALTQQYQAIPANIIGFGALAVLRALCQFSQETSATKAGIAARRRLRREVLESVVTEGPGLLRRHHSGELSALIVDRIEALDGYFARWMPASTLWITAPFIIFLGVLWINPRAALILGLCGLAVPIAQAVFGIGAALASRNQFLAMTRLQARFLDRIRGIATIVLAGAEKQEARSLALAADELRQRTMKVLRVAFLSSAAIDIAMVIVIIGLVLTQGHLLRELAMGGAHAQAAPAIARALFALLVVPEFFAPLRSLALAYQDRAHAAGAAEAMHDLVPATPADVPTTNAAHQPITLTARNVYYRWNDERPFVLQNINFSLKPGEVLVLEGASGAGKSTLIELLLGFIQPTEGNILFDGIDISTLSPRAVASRLAWIGQRPVLFAGTLRENIAFARPDATESQINEAIRAASVDRFLDDLPDGLETRIGEGGFGLSGGQAQRIAIARAYLKDAPLLLLDEPTAHLDPETEQEILASLSELTRGRTVVLCSHSQAVRDFGTKYLILDRGRMLEAAA
- the cydC gene encoding thiol reductant ABC exporter subunit CydC; the protein is MSSTIRSELTGVRPEEAYSEQDIAGSHVSAGSALKTILDVWRPYRIRLFIGLCLSLLALACGLALMGSAGWRISAMAVGFSAGYMVLRLSGLGRIFLRYSERLYAHDAMFRALAGLRVWFYRKLAQGAAAGLGFRRSGDLLSRLVSDIETLDNLYLRLAVPLAGAALTLPVLAVCAWRVSAPLAVVLLVLFLCAALLLPFLAARLARKNSHEILTAESNLRIASLDLAMGLREARAFGAEKTLVDRIERDQEVVYASQIRQSRRLAAAGALSYLCGQAAIIAILAALAGVGLPHVGAIGGIALLFLTIASFEGVMGLTRAGLLGGQVAHAAQRVVEIADQAVTDRSATQPMPTSNTVIFKNVGFRWQADRKPVFQNLDLTISSGERVAIIGPSGIGKSSLAALLLKVVSPEYGQITLGGTDIASLDTDALRHRIAWLSQATHLFDDTVRGNLLLGRTDLSDDALWCALDKAEIGETIRGLPKGLDSWIGEGGARLSGGQGRRIALARTLLMEAPILILDEPATGLDAETEQAFLRTLNKTTQGRTVILIAHRLIGVEQLDRVWRLQDGHAVAAPI